The proteins below come from a single Lineus longissimus chromosome 5, tnLinLong1.2, whole genome shotgun sequence genomic window:
- the LOC135488094 gene encoding uncharacterized protein LOC135488094: protein MSLEEQLIDLKVNLNLKGQILLNTWTELTSLLDTYQAKLAVKETQARVRYETNATLGDVEKLRSEMTVLKNRLTRTQLEVTAKDNTIFQLKSDLAHVQSKLIVTQQQLKTRSSPSVASSNHGMANLASIVPEETSTGVQMKMENDDEQSGKNGSSPQSDSWEVRDAETSSIVIHSESKQHIRSQKRRQPRPEKDSDSSCKVFKTESGDTSFESDMSMSESNNSYYQNDRQDPGEREESDPVPVAMVLKTNTDTAYCSHPVGDGVIPAEGTNLVVHSREQIPATEKILRPRRRCHLCYSHGRRKDTRFYCPACPRQPAFCNDPCFEIYHSKLHKVSIPQGENPTAAIKREFMRGEFLNNPTDGASNFANERDSFQTLAQRENPYLAITCKQEQDQDGASNFSNEEDT, encoded by the exons ATGTCGCTCGAAGAGCAACTCATTGACTTGAAAGTCAACTTGAATCTCAAGGGACAAATTCTCCTCAATACATGGACAGAATTGACTTCATTATTGGACACTTATCAGGCAAAACTAGCGGTGAAAGAGACACAGGCAAGAGTTCGATATGAAACCAATGCGACGCTGGGAGACGTGGAAAAATTACGATCAGAAATGACGGTTTTGAAAAATAGGTTAACAAGGACGCAACTTGAAGTCACCGCTAAAGACAACACAATATTTCAGCTAAAATCGGACCTCGCACATGTTCAGTCAAAGTTGATTGTGACTCAGCAACAGTTGAAGACGCGTTCCTCACCTAGTGTCGCTAGTAGTAATCATGGAATGGCGAATTTGGCGTCAATCGTGCCAGAAGAAACGTCGACTGGTGTTCAAATGAAGATGgaaaatgatgatgaacaaTCTGGGAAAAATGGCAGCAGTCCTCAG TCCGATTCATGGGAGGTCCGTGACGCAGAAACCTCATCCATTGTCATACACTCGGAGAGCAAACAACACATACGAAGCCAAAAACGACGACAACCCCGGCCAGAAAAAGACAGCGATTCCTCCTGCAAGGTCTTCAAAACTGAGTCAGGTGACACAAGTTTTGAATCCGATATGTCAATGTCGGAATCGAATAATAGCTATTACCAAAATGATAGACAGGATCCCGGTGAAAGGGAGGAGTCCGATCCAGTCCCTGTTGCCATGGTTTTAAAGACTAACACTGACACTGCCTACTGTTCACATCCGGTTGGGGATGGAGTCATCCCTGCTGAG GGTACAAATCTGGTGGTCCATTCGAGAGAACAGATTCCAGCTACCGAAAAAATCCTACGCCCCCGTCGACGTTGTCATTTGTGCTACAGTCATGGGAGAAGAAAAGACACTCGCTTTTACTGCCCAGCTTGTCCAAGACAACCCGCTTTCTGCAATGATCCATGCTTTGAGATCTACCACTCGAAACTCCACAAGGTCTCGATCCCTCAAGGCGAAAATCCCACAGCTGCAATCAAACGTGAATTTATGCGAGGAGAATTCCTCAATAATCCAACAGACGGTGCTTCGAACTTTGCCAACGAACGAGATTCATTTCAGACGCTGGCCCAGAGGGAGAATCCGTACTTAGCAATTACATGTAAGCAGGAACAGGACCAGGATGGTGCTTCAAACTTCTCTAATGAAGAAGACACTTGA
- the LOC135488601 gene encoding neurofilament heavy polypeptide-like, with amino-acid sequence MRKETNELKKTTNQAVKDKEKASNEFEAQMGEMMATLQKYKQDNQKIVEQKDKELEQIKTKIEKKSNKQHDDEIAVLRDQIEALKTSLETTQEEKEKSANLHEEEKLTISRLSLDLKEKDEEFAKLSKLLENLQQETDVLKEQKMEWSKTKEDEAVVIKEIRPARSEKPRVQEVPRTPVIKIT; translated from the exons atgagaaaagag ACAAACGAACTGAAGAAGACGACAAACCAAGCTGTGAAGGACAAAGAGAAAGCTAGCAATGAGTTTGAGGCACAGATGGGAGAAATGATGGCCACTTTACAGAAATATAAACAGGACAACCAGAAGATTGTTGAGCAGAAAGACAAGGAATTGGAACAGATCAAAACGAAGatcgaaaaaaaatcaaacaaacaacAT GATGATGAGATAGCGGTACTGAGAGACCAAATTGAAGCATTGAAAACAAGCCTCGAGACAACTCAGGAAGAAAAG GAGAAGAGTGCAAATCTTCACGAGGAAGAAAAATTGACAATCAGCAGGCTGAGTTTAGACCTGAAAGAAAAG GATGAAGAATTTGCCAAACTCTCCAAACTGCTCGAAAACCTTCAACAAGAAACTGATGTtctgaaagaacaaaaaatggaGTGGTCCAAAACCAAGGAAGATGAAGCTGTCGTCATCAAAGAGATTAGGCCTGCTCGTTCGGAGAAGCCAAGGGTACAAGAGGTTCCACGGACCCCAGTAATTAAG ATCACATGA
- the LOC135488830 gene encoding uncharacterized protein LOC135488830, with protein MEVDIDEIETRLKIKTPQAKQSALPLHLRPSPKARQSLVVAPSSKAPVVPMKPVPRGSSWQKKNKAEIAKAGVEKEANYPGDEQIDSFYSDDGSKKKRITKASGNIRKTPNKGPGKFFKSSPHERRKIQALKENKKQENLSWFDSDNVFGFDMED; from the exons ATGGAAGTTGAT ATTGATGAAATTGAAACAAGATTGAAGATCAAGACACCGCAAGCTAAGCAGTCAGCACTTCCACTTCACCTCCGTCCATCACCCAAGGCGCGCCAGTCTCTAGTGGTTGCTCCAAGCTCCAAGGCTCCGGTTGTGCCAATGAAGCCTGTCCCTCGTGGGTCTTCATGGCAGAAGAAG AACAAGGCAGAGATAGCAAAAGCAGGCGTTGAGAAAGAAGCTAATTATCCAGGGGATGAGCAGATTGATTCCTTCTATAGTGATGATGGATCAAAGAAGAAAAGG ATAACAAAGGCCTCTGGCAATATCCGTAAGACTCCCAACAAAGGGCCTGGAAAGTTCTTCAAGTCTTCACCGCATGAGAGACGCAAGATCCAGGCactcaaagaaaacaaaaagcAGGAGAACCTGTCGTGGTTTGATTCTGATAACGTGTTTGGATTTGATATGGAGGACTGA
- the LOC135488402 gene encoding uncharacterized protein LOC135488402 — MDQSRQRKNPNIFGQLRSLTILLTKEPPHLQQLLDNPPPFDDDTARLVLKETQRDVKKLAGEARGHLAGMQESAADFNNLLDACGKLVAKKKETMERIEQHLQKYGYTPYRAANSTSNRKAGSDSEDKENQPEPEESGDTLRNSPSTANDRLDKMPSLAEFGISQSTLAFLNKRGSRDEIDSRTQVFKHPIIPGKKMGKSDDLVTPFDQESGVLVTPGIGLRMCESPFCMTGADQFASPAPPVFTTPRLKEMFNSNKKRHPSMDETFVVKSSPHLTNPELPNFLTPSLQRYSRKQNQESCVPKMECLGLSPGAPQMSSSRDGLAVPESPKIFACRSGAGVSTQVSSTRYQESASLQRPQDQSHYSSQVMDNLVNPDTPEMTCNFRFRNMNLSEKPPVPAPTQNTSPEHLTSAIPDSQAAPVTPAAFNVNPTPPESMKKYNNNDVVMPTPPRFYTETARRMFCDAELDNIPTPEVVMPDPRAEVAVPSPKLPRQQGTSGLHEINEVAAPCHVEQKDCDVGQLNLGPGGRKRVLPKRIAFITQDEYDQQPDYLQNTVSLETINKCIHKVNTFIRDKSEAGCGEDILSAELQNELGFGNHAKKLILLLLQVKRISQQKVGVYAIVD; from the exons ATGGATCAAAGCAGGCAACGAAAGAATCCAAACATATTTGGTCAGCTGCGAAGTTTGACCATTCTGCTCACTAAGGAACCACCCCATCTTCAACAATTGCTTGATAACCCACCTCCGTTTGATGATGATACTGCCAGATTGGTGTTGAAAGAGACTCAGCGAGATGTCAAGAAATTAGCA GGCGAAGCTCGTGGTCACCTCGCTGGGATGCAGGAATCCGCGGCTGATTTCAATAACCTTCTCGATGCCTGTGGAAAACTTGTGGCCAAGAAGAAAGAGACAATGGAAAGGATTGAGCAACATCTCCAGAAATATGGATACACACCATATCGTGCTGCCAATAGCACTAGTAATAGGAAAG cGGGATCGGATAGTGAGGACAAAGAGAATCAACCTGAACCAGAAGAATCTGGAGATACACTCAGAAACAG CCCATCTACCGCCAATGATAGGTTGGATAAAATGCCATCTCTGGCCGAGTTTGGCATCAGTCAGTCAACGCTCGCCTTTCTGAATAAACGCGGCTCAAGGGATGAAATCGACAGCCGGACACAAGTTTTCAAACATCCGATCATACCAGGGAAGAAAATGGGCAAATCTGATGATCTGGTGACGCCTTTTGATCAGGAATCAGGTGTCCTTGTTACTCCAGGTATAGGTCTCCGCATGTGTGAGTCACCCTTCTGCATGACAG GTGCAGATCAGTTTGCCAGCCCAGCACCACCCGTCTTCACCACACCTCGCTTGAAAGAAATGTTCAATTCGAACAAGAAGCGGCATCCATCAATGGATGAGACGTTCGTTGTCAAATCTTCGCCACACCTTACCAACCCTGAGTTGCCAAACTTTTTGACCCCAAGCCTTCAGCGGTATAGCCGAAAACAAAATCAGGAGTCATGTGTCCCGAAGATGGAGTGTCTTGGACTGTCTCCGGGAGCTCCTCAGATGAGTTCAAGTCGTGATGGACTGGCCGTACCAGAATCGCCGAAGATTTTTGCTTGCAGATCTGGTGCTGGG GTTTCTACTCAGGTAAGCTCAACCCGCTACCAGGAATCTGCAAGCTTGCAAAGACCTCAGGACCAGAGCCACTACTCATCACAAGTGATGGACAACTTGGTTAACCCTGATACTCCAGAAATGACGTGCAATTTTAGATTTAGAAAT ATGAATCTTAGTGAAAAACCTCCAGTTCCAGCACCAACACAGAACACTTCCCCTGAGCATCTAACATCAGCGATACCCGACTCTCAGGCAGCACCTGTAACACCTGCTGCATTTAATGTCAACCCAACACCTCCAGAGTCAATGAAAAAGTATAACAATAATGACGTGGTCATGCCAACGCCGCCAAGATTTTACACCGAGACTGCTCGCAGGATGTTCTGCGATGCAGAATTGGATAATATCCCTACACCCGAAGTTGTCATGCCAGACCCGAGGGCTGAGGTTGCAGTGCCAAGCCCAAAGTTGCCGCGTCAGCAAGGAACGAGCGGTTTACATGAAATTAACGAGGTGGCAGCCCCTTGTCATGTTGAGCAGAAAGATTGCGATGTTGGTCAGTTGAACCTTGGACCAGGAGGGAGAAAGCGAGTTCTTCCAAAAAG GATTGCATTCATCACACAAGATGAGTACGACCAGCAGCCGGACTATCTGCAGAACACAGTCAGCTTAGAAACCATCAATAAATGTATCCACAAAGTCAATACGTTCATACGAGATAAATCAGAAG CTGGTTGTGGCGAAGACATCTTGTCTGCCGAGCTACAAAATGAGCTTGGATTTGGAAATCATGCGAAGAAACTCATACTGCTACTGCTGCAAGTGAAACGAATATCACAACAGAAAGTGGGTGTGTATGCAATCGTGGACTAG